The genomic window TGCCTCGCAGCCATTGCTGTCTACCACCTTTAGATTGATCCGAAAATATCCTTCCTTTCCAAATACATGATTAATGGTAGCTGATGTATCAGGATAATATTGGCTGCCAATGCTCCATGAATGCTGCATCGCAATGGGCGTATTATTACTGATGGAAAGGGTATCATCCAGATCGCATACCGTGAGAGAGGAAACATTTATGGGTGGATTGCTGGCAGGAGCGCCAATGGTAATGAAATTACCTTTGATGACGCTGCATGTCTGGCTGCCATTCATCACGAGCAGCTCCACATCGAAGGTGCCGGTTTTGTTAGAGATCCAGAACAGAGTATCTACGGTTAATGAAGTGTCTCCGTCTATCACCCAATTCACCTGACTTCCGGATGGCAAATTTTCCGGGTAGAAATAAATGGCATCGAACAGACAGGCGCGCTGCTTCGAAGCCGTAAAATCCAATCCCGGACACTGTGCCGAAACCACGGCTGCATGAAGGGTCAAATAAAGTGCGGCTAAAACTGCAAAAAAGAAACGTCCACCAACTCCAGACATAGCACTGTACTTAAGTTATAAAAAGGACACAAACACTCCCGTTTGTGCCAAAATCCCATTTTCTCCCCGTCCCAAAATTAACATCTTTTATGGCATTTTGATATTAAAACGATGCCTTAACAAAAACAAAATCTGAGAACCGAGCATCAGGCTCTCAGCAACATGGTTTTTTACCTTTGCAAACCTTTCAGCACAATCTAAATTAATATGAAATGGAATTTTTAGAAAAGAATTTAATTGCGGTGGCTGACCTGCTCCGCGTGTATGGCTTAAGGATCATTATCGCGCTTTTAGTTCTGGTGGCGGGCCTCTGGATAATTAAAGGCATCAGAAGAGTTACGGGCAAAGTCCTTCACAAGCGAAATGTTGACATCTCATTGCATCCATTTCTGCTGACGCTGGTATCAGTTGGTTTAAAGGTGCTGCTCTTCATTTCCGTTGCCGCTATGATTGGTATAGAGACCACCTCATTTATTGCTGTGATCGGTGCCGCAGGCCTGGCCGTGGGGCTGGCCTTGCAAGGCAGCCTTGCAAATTTTGCTGGAGGTGTGCTGATTCTATTGTTAAAGCCCTTTCGGGTAGGAGATTTTATTGATGGTGCTGGCAAAAGCGGGACAGTTCAGGAAATCCTGATCTTTTATACCATATTGAAATCACCGGATAACAGGACCATCATTGTTCCCAATGGAAAGCTTTCCAATGACGTTATCACCAATTTTTCAGTAGAAGCA from Bacteroidia bacterium includes these protein-coding regions:
- a CDS encoding mechanosensitive ion channel domain-containing protein, whose amino-acid sequence is MEFLEKNLIAVADLLRVYGLRIIIALLVLVAGLWIIKGIRRVTGKVLHKRNVDISLHPFLLTLVSVGLKVLLFISVAAMIGIETTSFIAVIGAAGLAVGLALQGSLANFAGGVLILLLKPFRVGDFIDGAGKSGTVQEILIFYTILKSPDNRTIIVPNGKLSNDVITNFSVEANRRLDLTFGIGYGDDIPKAKEVIRQIITADERILTAPEPVIVVSELGDSAVNITIKVWVERGEYWPLNYDLQENVKLAFDKDKISIPFPQRDIHMYTSNGDGSSGKN